In Alligator mississippiensis isolate rAllMis1 chromosome 9, rAllMis1, whole genome shotgun sequence, the genomic stretch AAGGACACCAAGCCTAGCAGGGGACACGGGCTCTTGTCCCTGCTAGAAGCCTCCGAAGGTGCCTACCCCAGATGTTAGACAGGCAGACCATGCCCCGTGAAGGCTGGGATGCCAAGCAAAGGGGATTGGCAGCTTGGGGGCAGGACAGCAGGGATGCCAGGCGAAGCAGGGTGCGTGCTGGGGTGAGGACCGGTGATTCCTGGCCTGGTGCTCTCTGAGCAGCCAGCAGAGGATGCTGCAGCTCCACGCACCGGCCGGCTGCAAATGGACGTTACAGATCTGCAAGCCGCAAAGTGTGCGAGACACTCAGggatcctgcctggagcttgcAGACCCCTTCGGACAACTGCAGAAGACCCCGGTGCCCCGCTCCAGTCTGTGCCGCGGGGCAGGGCCGCAGCGTGCGGGGGGAGTCAGTGCAGGAAGCATCCACCTCGCTGCTTAAATGTAGAAAACCAAAACCGGAGTGAGACTCATatctcagggctgcagcaagcGGGGACTGGAAATTCTCTCCTTCGGCAAGGGCTGGGTCCTCCAGCACGAGGGGAAAGGAGCACCGGGAGGAGGGTGGGGTGCAGTTGTCACTGGTGTCTTCTGCTGGGTACAGCCACCCGCCATGGGCTGGGTCTGGGCAGAGCACCCGGGAGGCCtgcggccaggctgcaccatcacCAGGGCACTTTGCTTTCCCAGCTGGGAATGGGTACGGGTGGTTGGGCGCACACCAGCCAggcatgctgcagccactggccGTCCGAGCCTGAACCGACCAGGATGCCAGCACCTGAGCTCGCTGCCTAcgctctccccacccctcacaaCAGGGGTTTACACCTGGAAGGACCACCTGAACCCTGCTGCAATCAAGGGCTGGGTTGTGggcacttcccctgctgcagtgccgGCGGGGGGGCTGAGACTGGATGCCCAGCCTGGCCACTGCAAGAGCCCCAGACCCAGACGGCGAGCAGCCAGCCCCCGCGgcccctgtgctgagccacctcTGCCACCCACACTCCCAGGCCAGTCTGTCTCGGTGTCCAGATCGGCCCGTTGTCCATCCCGGCCAGCCCGGAGGCAGACAGGCTGTTCCCATGCGTATGTCCAGCGCCTTGCCTGCCCTGGCTTCTGGGCACGGCTGCAGCAGAGACAAGAGCAGAACGGGCGCTGCAATCACAGCAGAGCCTGCAGCTCGGGCGCCCGGGCGGGTCCCCATGTCCaagcctcctcctgtccctctcCCGCACACGTGCACCCACGCCCCGATGCTTTGCCTGCGTTAGCAGCTCTCAGCCAGGCCTGCCCAGGCTTGGGGGCGAGCACCGAAAGCGTTAACATCTTGTGCTTCCCCCCTTCCATTTCCTCTTGCAACTTCTCCTTTCCAGCAGTCATGTCCCGGCCAGACCCTGCCACCACCCAGATAGCTGCCAGCCTGCCCGGGGGATGCAGCTCTTCAGCCTCACGCTGGGCCTGGCTCTGCTGGGAAGTTCAGGTGAGCGCAGAGCAGCGAGGCGGGGGAGCGCGGGAGGGACGTGTGGCTGGCGTTTCTCCCCATCGTTAGACTAGCCAATTAGCATTGCCGCCACCGCGGAGGCCCAGATGGAGACAGCTCACTAATTATAACAGGCACGTTGCTTGCGCGCCCATGCCTGGCAAAACCGGCGCTGTTTGGATGTTTGCTCCCGCCCGTCCCCTCTGCCCACCGCTTGTCGGCTCGCGGTGCCAGCTCTGATGCCAGACCCAGCTGCGCCAGCCTGGACTCGTGGTCTCTTGAGCACCGGGGAGACAAGGGTAGCGGACGTGCAGGGGGTGAGGCAGTTTGCTACCAGGGCCCCGCGATGCAGGGCAAGCAGAGACCCAGCCCTGTGCTTTTTATTCACACACCAGTCCAGGGGCCAAATTTGGGCCTGACCTTTACCTCCAGGGGCAGGAACTGGGAGCTTTGCATTTCCAGAACAGGTGTCCTGAATCAGGACAGAAACAGGAACATGAGCAGGAGCCGGCAGCTGGATGCCCACGGGGAGATGCAGGGAGACGGGCTGAAAGCCTAATCTGCACAGAGGGAGACAGgcctggaagagagagagacagagggggAGAAAATGAGAAATGATCTGTGAGTCATCAGCCTAGAGATGCTAGCAGCATGTCGTCTTTGCAGATGCGATTATCCAGAGACGAGGTGCAGAGGGAGAGGAGACAGGAGCCCCAGGGGACCCAGAGGAAATTGGGGCGGGAGGAAGGAAGACCTTTCAAGGGCCAGGCTGAAGGAGCcatggaggggatggggagacGGTGCTGGAAGCCAAGAGGAGGAGGATTTCAGGAAGATCAGGATCAGGGTCAGGATCAGTGGGGGGGAGGTCTGAGCTCCAGGCAGGAAGACAGCTCTGGGtgaggggcaggagccagggtctAGGGTGGACCCCAGCGGACTCTGCGTGCAGTCAagcgggggaaagggagcaggaggtGCATCGGGGGTTGGCTTTCTGCCCGAGAGAGGAGCAGGCTGGGGCAAAGGGCTGCACGGAAGCAGATGGCGCAGGTGGAGAAGGGAGGTCATCGCTCAGCCCGGTGTAGCAGAGGCCTGCCTGGACCGCGCTTGGGGCTGTCTGCGTCTCCACCTCCCTCGCGCCTGCCCTGCGCGCGCTGCAGACACTGACGTGGCTCCTTGCTAAAGTTAAAGGATGATGTTCAGAGTCACCTGCTGCAGCCGCAGGGACTGGGCTATGACCTGGGGTTGGTGAGCTGGGTcgtcccttctagccctgtgcCCCGCgtgctctgtctctgtctctggtCATTTTTACTTTAGTGAGAAAATTTTCCCAGATAAACGGAGACCCTTTCATTAACCCCGGTCCTtgcatgctgttgctgctcccAGGTGGCGGGGGCCAGGACTTCCaggtgctgcagccctggccctccgCGCAGGCATCCGCAGGGGAGACGCTCACGTTGAACTGCACCGTGACCAAGCGCGGACTCCCAGGGCCGGTGAAGTGGCTCAAGGGCTCGGGCAGCGACCGCCAGCTCATCTATGCAGAGATAGGGTCATTCCACCGGGTCACAAGGGCTGTCCCCAACTCTGTCTCAGACTACTCCATCCACATCAGCGACATCCGCCCCGAGGACGCCGGCACCTATTACTGCGTGAAGTTCAAGAAAGAACCGCCTGACGAGGAGTACCAACGCGGAGCAGGCacggtggtgtctgtgggtggtgaGTTCAGGCTAAAGGGGTCCTGTCCATACAAGTCCCTGCTCCCCGCTGCAGCCCCCCGGCTCAGCCGCCCTCCGGGGCAGGTCCGGTGCCCACGGCCCATTGCACTAGCAATGAGCACGAGAAGTCACCAAGGGACTTCCCAAGGTCTGTGGGCGGGCAGCCGGTCCCGGGCGGTGACTAGAACAGCCACAGCACACGCGCCCGCTCCCTGCTCGCTGCGTTGGCTTTTCTCAAGGCAAGTGCAAGAAAGAAGGGCCGGGCTGGGGCATGGAGGAGGATCACGGGATGCGGGCACACCCGGCTGTTCTCTCTGCTGGCTGAGCCTGGCCCGgtctccagctgggcagggttgtggggtgccttcctcccctggctcagcctTGCAAATGCTGCACCCCGGGGATATAAAGCACCTGATGATTCCCCAGGGCTGTCCACGTCTGCGGCCTCTGCAGTCGGTGGAGCAGCGTGTGTCCTCGTCCTCTTGCTTCTCATCGCCATTTACTTCTACCTGAGGAAGAGGAGAGGTGAGTGGGGGGTTTTCCCTGGCTGGTCCCGGGACGGGGTGTTTGTGGGCTGTCGGACCGCTCGTTGACCTGCTGTTCCTTTCCTCTGTCCCCTAGGTCTGAGCCGCCATAGCCCCAGGTCTATATACACCGGATCCTCGTGGCATAGCCCTGTGCCAGCCGCTCGCCGTCAGCTCCggcagcccccagctcccacccgGCAAGGCCCATGTTTCCCTTGCAAAAACATCTTCCATTCACAGAGGCTAATTAGGTCTCGCCTCCGCTTTCATTGCACCGGCAGCAAAGCCCCGGGAGCTTGCACCGACCACAGGAAATTCTCCATGCCGCCGTCTCCACGGCACCCGTCGCCTCGGTGCTCAGTGCCCGTGTCACTCGCTAACTGTGCCGCACCAGGCTGCCTCCTACGCCAGCAGCAGAATAGGCACCTTTGTGCCCTGCTGCACCCAGGCTAATTAGCCACGCCGCAATTAGCCTCCCACCACGCTgcacccagcccaggtgcagggtgGCGGGTCTGAGCACAGcgctgcctggcacagcaccgGAGCAGGACAGCCTGGCCTCAAGAGACCAGCATGGCTTTATAGaaagcatgcatgcacatacacatgcatgcacgcacgcatgtGTGCAGCCAGCCTCCAAAACTGCCCCTCAATAAAGCAAATTTCACATCCTCCAGAGGTCCTTCAAGGACCCAGTTCTGCCCCTGGGAGCAGCAGTCCCCATGCAGAGACCCCCTGTCATTGCTCCCAGCTGTGGCAAGGTCTGGGTAGTGCCAAGCCTGGCATTGCCCAAAGAGTCTTGGGTTTGGGGCTGTTTCCCCTGGGCCAGTGAAGCCAACGGGAGTTTAGGAGGGCATGGCCTGCCCAGCCAACCCCATGCTTGGCTGGCTCTCCTACAAACCCCTTCTGTTACTGGGGGCACACCTGGTTTTGCTTGTGTCTAATGCAGGCTCTCTCCCTGCAGGTCTCCAGCCCCCACATCAGACCCCTCCAGTTGTCCCCACCAGGTAGGAAAGTGGCAGAAGTGCcgagggggggcagc encodes the following:
- the LOC102563377 gene encoding signal-regulatory protein beta-1 isoform X4, translated to MQLFSLTLGLALLGSSGGGGQDFQVLQPWPSAQASAGETLTLNCTVTKRGLPGPVKWLKGSGSDRQLIYAEIGSFHRVTRAVPNSVSDYSIHISDIRPEDAGTYYCVKFKKEPPDEEYQRGAGTVVSVGGLSTSAASAVGGAACVLVLLLLIAIYFYLRKRRGLSRHSPRSIYTGSSWHSPVPAARRQLRQPPAPTRSPAPTSDPSSCPHQPNDGKDKNILYAELLHVGGAQSPQKSPVGEQTEYAVIRAAPAASR
- the LOC102563377 gene encoding uncharacterized protein LOC102563377 isoform X2, yielding MQLFSLTLGLALLGSSGGGGQDFQVLQPWPSAQASAGETLTLNCTVTKRGLPGPVKWLKGSGSDRQLIYAEIGSFHRVTRAVPNSVSDYSIHISDIRPEDAGTYYCVKFKKEPPDEEYQRGAGTVVSVGGLSTSAASAVGGAACVLVLLLLIAIYFYLRKRRGLSRHSPRSIYTGSSWHSPVPAARRQLRQPPAPTRQGPCFPCKNIFHSQRLIRSRLRFHCTGSKAPGACTDHRKFSMPPSPRHPSPRCSVPVSLANCAAPGCLLRQQQNRHLCALLHPG
- the LOC102563377 gene encoding tyrosine-protein phosphatase non-receptor type substrate 1 isoform X3 — protein: MQLFSLTLGLALLGSSGGGGQDFQVLQPWPSAQASAGETLTLNCTVTKRGLPGPVKWLKGSGSDRQLIYAEIGSFHRVTRAVPNSVSDYSIHISDIRPEDAGTYYCVKFKKEPPDEEYQRGAGTVVSVGGLSTSAASAVGGAACVLVLLLLIAIYFYLRKRRGLSRHSPRSIYTGSSWHSPVPAARRQLRQPPAPTRQGPCFPCKNIFHSQRLIRSPAPTSDPSSCPHQPNDGKDKNILYAELLHVGGAQSPQKSPVGEQTEYAVIRAAPAASR